Part of the Paenibacillus sp. JNUCC32 genome is shown below.
ATCGCCATCAGTTTCCAAAGAGCGTTCATTGGTTTCTTAATCGGCGGTGGGATCGGTCTTGTACTGGGCTTTATCAACGGCTTATCGTCCATCGCCGAAAAATTGTTGGATACAACGATTCAAATGGTACGCAATGTTCCTCATCTGGCGATGATTCCTCTAGTCGTTCTATGGTTTGGTATTGGCGAAGAGTCGAAAATATTCTTGGTCGCGGTTGGCGTGTTATTTCCGGTCTACATCAATACCTTGCACGGCATCCGCTCCGTGGACAACGGATTGATCGAAATGGGCAGCGTATACGGACTGCGCACCGCTTCGCTCTTCTGGAAAATCGTTCTGCCTGGCGCCCTGCCTTCCATTCTGGTCGGACTCCGCTACGCTTTAGGCATCATGTGGTTGACCTTAATCGTATCCGAAACGATTGCCACGAATTCGGGCATCGGCTTCCTAGCCATGAATGCAAGAGAATACATGCAAACCGATATTATTCTGCTAACCATTGTGCTGTATGCCTTATTTGGAAAGCTGGCCGATTCCATCGCGAAGCTCTTAGAGAAGCGCTTCTTACAATGGAACCCGAATTATCACAACTAAGTCCTGAAAGGATGTGTCGATCCTGAAATCCTCTACCCATGGTGTGCATCTTCGTATATCCCAATTACAGAAAAGCTTTGGCGAGCAGCCTGTACTTCGAGGCATTGAGTTAGACGTGAAGCCCGGAGAGTTCATTGCCATTATCGGGCGAAGCGGCTGCGGGAAAAGCACGCTATTGCGCGTGATCGCCGGCTTGGAACCCTCCACGTCGGGAGACATAAGGATCAATGACCATCCGGTCGACCATGTGCAAACCGAAACCCGGATGATGTTTCAAGACGCCCGGCTGCTGCCCTGGAATAAGGTCATCGATAACGTAGCGATCGGACTTCGAAAAGAAGACCGTCATAAAGCGGAAGCCGCTTTAGATCAGGTTGGGCTCGGTGCCCGGGCCAATGAATGGCCGTCCGTGCTCTCCGGCGGTCAGAAACAACGAGTCGCCTTAGCAAGAGCATTAGCCAGCCATCCCAAATTATTGCTGCTCGATGAGCCTTTAGGCGCGTTGGATGCATTGACCCGTATTGAAATGCAGCAATTAATCGAATCGCTATGGCAGCAGCAGCCATTTACGACCGTCTTGATTACGCACGATGTCGAAGAGGCTGTCGTCTTGGCCGATCGCGTGGTCCTCATTGAGGAAGGCCGGATCGCGATGGATCGAGCCGTCCCTTTCCCGCGCCCCCGTCAACGGGGAAATGCCGAAGTGGCCGCATTCATCGATCACATCCTGAAACGGGTCTTGGGCATAACCGAAGTGGCAAGCCGGCATGAAGCAGAAGACCTCCCCTATCCATTAAAGAAAGGTTCATAGGTTTCGAATACCCTCCCACTTGGG
Proteins encoded:
- the ssuC gene encoding aliphatic sulfonate ABC transporter permease SsuC, translating into MRKLMSNPIIGKCLPWVLPILLIVVWAILSNLDVISRKILPLPQDVLFSFRDLLLSGKLIEHIAISFQRAFIGFLIGGGIGLVLGFINGLSSIAEKLLDTTIQMVRNVPHLAMIPLVVLWFGIGEESKIFLVAVGVLFPVYINTLHGIRSVDNGLIEMGSVYGLRTASLFWKIVLPGALPSILVGLRYALGIMWLTLIVSETIATNSGIGFLAMNAREYMQTDIILLTIVLYALFGKLADSIAKLLEKRFLQWNPNYHN
- a CDS encoding ATP-binding cassette domain-containing protein, with product MSILKSSTHGVHLRISQLQKSFGEQPVLRGIELDVKPGEFIAIIGRSGCGKSTLLRVIAGLEPSTSGDIRINDHPVDHVQTETRMMFQDARLLPWNKVIDNVAIGLRKEDRHKAEAALDQVGLGARANEWPSVLSGGQKQRVALARALASHPKLLLLDEPLGALDALTRIEMQQLIESLWQQQPFTTVLITHDVEEAVVLADRVVLIEEGRIAMDRAVPFPRPRQRGNAEVAAFIDHILKRVLGITEVASRHEAEDLPYPLKKGS